In the Helicobacter typhlonius genome, one interval contains:
- a CDS encoding DNA translocase FtsK, which translates to MLVIFSIATLLGDIIGAFGVFCSYVNVGIFGYIGYILMPFLLFVLYRFYKNPVIDFRRLEIAVSFCLFFLALLLLQSLIFSTGHFGNAIIAAFMRYINTFGVWAIDIFLFVFAWLIFTNRNLALLSKQTKHKCLVARDVIVHFAITYFHITKSFVLRQISHITPHIKKLFGKKTQDVLDLQQAKQERTTKAYYDFRDVVIEEGFDEIHKGTARVESNSLESQPLESTLSNPISNPAQTPAPLDIVLDSIPALSTQSAQMQNAQPPINTEGTKPEMKQKSVRIEIVESTGQEMKLQDFFANQIQEHKDMLRSLNKHIALTDPAIKPTQATLFVQDSQKSTQEDNTPEQSTSSTYTGTGTIPTPPPRPANPSVFLQMSSNNIQKDSKDLLESLIKDNNIQASKSPGIRLSPKKEATSSTHTESTQPQQIQTGEDSKNLAQKSLMHPHTQSTQKDITQKSQIIESKEPTYSALHTPFTPIMPLSSTQTQDSKPAAQSIQEQSTKITETESIVSKTPISVNAKPQIESKAQVQATPKKYQSPSLFTPMQPLELDIQEITPSTKKNENPTQWVDSIVQEIPTQKEVHKERHYERIKEIEENKHLLDTLEYGKVQKPTIFKLPPTSLLNKPPNEHIDIDENEIDRKSENLLAKLKVFRIDGDIVRNYSGPIVTTFEFRPAPDVRVNRILTLGDDLAMALSARSIRIQAPVPGKDVVGIEIPNNTTQTIYLREILESDVFKTSTSPLTLALGKDIIGNPFVTDLKKAPHLLIAGTTGSGKSVGLNAMILSLLYKNTPDTLKLLMIDPKKVEFSIYGDIPHLITPIISEAKKAITALNSAVSEMERRLDLMSEVGARDIDTYNRKMIDDNGKTLPYLVIIIDELADLMMTGGKEVEFALARVAQMGRASGIHLIIATQRPSVDVITGLIKANLPSRISYKVGSKIDSKVILDGFGAESLLGRGDMLFKLADRMIRLHAPWSTEDEIEEVADFIKSQQKVEYDKDFMPDEKDEISQSVETSASSDDIAKAKSIFLEDNKTSISFLQRKLKIGYNKAAEIVEQLEKEGFLSKPNARGVREIIGK; encoded by the coding sequence GTGCTAGTGATTTTCTCCATAGCAACACTTCTTGGCGATATTATAGGGGCTTTTGGCGTATTTTGCTCGTATGTAAATGTAGGTATCTTTGGCTATATTGGCTATATTTTAATGCCTTTTTTACTCTTTGTGTTATATAGATTTTATAAAAACCCTGTGATAGACTTTAGACGACTTGAAATCGCTGTATCTTTTTGCCTCTTTTTCCTCGCACTTTTACTCTTGCAATCTCTCATTTTTAGCACAGGGCATTTTGGCAATGCCATAATAGCTGCATTTATGCGTTATATCAACACATTTGGGGTATGGGCAATCGATATATTTTTATTCGTATTCGCGTGGCTTATTTTCACAAATCGCAATCTCGCCCTCCTCTCAAAGCAAACAAAACATAAATGCCTTGTAGCGCGAGATGTCATCGTGCATTTTGCTATTACATATTTTCATATCACAAAATCCTTTGTCTTACGCCAAATCTCGCATATTACCCCGCACATAAAGAAGCTCTTTGGCAAAAAAACGCAAGATGTGCTTGACTTGCAACAAGCCAAGCAAGAGCGGACGACAAAGGCGTATTATGATTTTAGAGATGTAGTTATAGAAGAGGGATTTGATGAAATACACAAAGGCACGGCGCGCGTAGAATCTAACTCTTTAGAATCCCAACCCCTAGAATCTACCCTTTCAAATCCAATCTCAAACCCTGCTCAAACCCCTGCACCTTTAGATATAGTGCTAGATTCTATTCCTGCACTTTCCACCCAAAGCGCACAGATGCAAAACGCTCAACCGCCAATAAACACAGAAGGCACAAAGCCCGAAATGAAGCAAAAATCAGTGCGCATAGAGATTGTAGAATCTACTGGACAAGAAATGAAATTGCAAGATTTTTTTGCAAATCAAATCCAAGAGCATAAAGATATGCTAAGAAGCCTCAACAAGCACATCGCTCTTACAGACCCGGCGATAAAGCCTACCCAAGCGACACTTTTCGTGCAAGATTCACAAAAATCTACACAAGAGGACAACACACCAGAGCAAAGCACATCATCAACCTACACCGGCACAGGCACTATCCCTACACCTCCTCCGCGTCCGGCTAATCCAAGTGTGTTTTTACAGATGAGCAGCAATAACATACAAAAGGATTCAAAAGATTTGCTAGAGAGCTTGATAAAAGATAACAACATACAGGCTTCCAAGTCCCCGGGCATTAGACTATCTCCCAAGAAAGAGGCGACAAGTTCTACACATACAGAATCTACGCAACCACAACAAATCCAAACGGGCGAGGATTCTAAAAACTTAGCGCAAAAGAGCCTTATGCACCCTCATACACAATCTACACAAAAAGACATTACGCAAAAGAGCCAAATAATAGAATCTAAAGAGCCGACATATTCGGCTTTGCATACGCCATTTACACCTATAATGCCACTCTCAAGCACACAAACACAAGATTCTAAACCTGCGGCACAAAGCATACAGGAGCAATCCACCAAAATTACAGAGACAGAAAGCATAGTTTCTAAAACACCCATAAGTGTAAATGCAAAACCACAAATAGAATCTAAGGCGCAAGTCCAAGCAACACCAAAAAAATATCAATCTCCAAGCCTCTTTACCCCTATGCAACCACTAGAGCTTGATATACAAGAAATCACCCCCTCTACGAAAAAGAATGAGAATCCTACACAATGGGTGGATTCTATCGTGCAAGAAATCCCAACACAAAAAGAAGTGCATAAGGAAAGGCATTATGAGCGTATAAAAGAGATTGAGGAAAATAAGCACCTTTTAGATACACTCGAGTATGGCAAGGTGCAAAAGCCTACAATTTTTAAACTTCCACCCACAAGCCTACTCAATAAGCCGCCAAACGAACATATTGATATTGATGAAAATGAGATAGATAGAAAAAGTGAGAATCTCCTTGCAAAACTCAAGGTTTTTCGCATAGATGGTGATATTGTGCGCAATTATTCCGGTCCTATTGTTACAACCTTTGAATTTCGCCCCGCGCCCGATGTGAGGGTAAATAGAATCCTCACTCTAGGTGATGATTTAGCAATGGCACTAAGTGCGCGCTCAATACGCATACAAGCCCCTGTGCCAGGCAAAGATGTCGTAGGGATAGAGATTCCAAACAATACCACGCAAACCATTTATTTACGCGAGATTTTAGAATCCGATGTGTTTAAAACTTCCACTTCGCCGCTTACTCTCGCACTCGGCAAGGATATTATCGGCAATCCTTTTGTTACAGATTTAAAAAAAGCACCGCATCTGCTTATTGCGGGAACAACAGGAAGTGGTAAGAGTGTGGGGTTGAATGCGATGATTCTCTCGCTGCTTTATAAAAACACTCCCGATACGCTCAAACTCCTAATGATTGACCCAAAGAAAGTGGAGTTTAGCATTTATGGAGATATTCCTCATCTTATTACGCCAATTATTTCTGAAGCTAAAAAAGCAATTACCGCCCTTAATAGTGCGGTAAGCGAAATGGAGCGGCGACTTGATTTGATGAGTGAAGTGGGAGCTAGGGATATTGATACATATAATCGCAAAATGATAGACGATAATGGCAAAACGCTCCCTTATCTTGTTATCATCATCGATGAATTAGCCGATTTGATGATGACAGGAGGCAAAGAAGTGGAGTTTGCCCTTGCGCGTGTCGCACAAATGGGACGCGCCTCTGGAATCCACCTCATCATAGCGACCCAACGACCGAGTGTAGATGTGATTACTGGACTTATCAAGGCGAACTTGCCCTCACGCATTAGCTACAAGGTGGGGAGCAAAATAGATTCTAAAGTTATTCTTGATGGCTTTGGTGCCGAATCTCTGCTCGGCAGAGGTGATATGCTTTTCAAGCTAGCTGATAGAATGATACGACTTCACGCGCCTTGGAGCACAGAAGATGAAATAGAAGAAGTTGCGGATTTTATCAAATCACAACAAAAAGTAGAGTATGACAAAGACTTTATGCCTGATGAAAAAGATGAAATAAGCCAAAGTGTCGAAACTTCAGCGAGTAGCGATGATATAGCAAAGGCAAAAAGCATTTTCTTAGAGGATAATAAAACCTCGATTAGCTTTTTACAAAGGAAGCTCAAAATAGGCTACAACAAAGCCGCAGAAATCGTAGAGCAGCTTGAAAAAGAGGGCTTTTTGTCTAAACCAAATGCAAGAGGTGTGCGCGAAATCATCGGTAAATAA
- a CDS encoding Do family serine endopeptidase, producing the protein MKYILCVCILALSNLCAIDFLEAPKAQKRINPQVGNDTIYSFNSSIEEAKKAVVNISTQKNVSNQIPNHPMFNDPFFQQFFGDIYGQIPKDRIERSLGSGVIISSNGYIITNNHVIEDADKVLVSLSNSTKEYTAKVVGTDARSDLAVIKIDVNNLSPISFADSSNVLIGDVVFAIGNPFGVGESITQGIVSALNKSGIGINDYENFIQTDASINPGNSGGALVDSRGALIGINTAILSRTGGNHGIGFAIPSDMVKKIAKELVEKGSIKRGFLGVGIQDISKDLKESYGDNTGAVVISLEPQSPAAKAGLMVWDLITHVNGKKVSSAAELRNLIGLLSPNERVVVKFIRDKQERVAQITLAELLDDKSKPSSPATQNTPSGAGIEGLSVEELTPALKQKYRIPNNIEGVIISRVNPNSKAKEAGFEVGDIIAQVENISIKKPADLSNAFARLKGKNKRVLVYSSSGTKTILIK; encoded by the coding sequence ATGAAATATATTCTATGTGTATGTATTCTTGCACTCTCTAACTTATGCGCGATTGATTTTTTAGAAGCACCCAAAGCACAAAAACGCATTAATCCACAAGTAGGCAATGATACAATTTATTCTTTTAACTCTTCGATCGAAGAAGCTAAAAAAGCGGTGGTTAATATCTCCACGCAAAAAAATGTGAGCAATCAAATCCCAAATCACCCAATGTTTAACGACCCATTTTTTCAGCAATTTTTCGGTGATATTTATGGGCAGATTCCAAAAGACCGCATAGAGCGCAGTTTAGGCAGTGGCGTAATCATCTCGAGCAATGGCTACATCATTACAAATAATCACGTGATTGAGGATGCAGACAAGGTGCTTGTCTCACTCTCAAATAGCACAAAAGAATATACAGCAAAAGTTGTGGGCACGGACGCGCGTAGCGATTTAGCAGTGATTAAAATTGACGTGAACAACCTCTCGCCTATTAGTTTTGCCGATAGCTCAAATGTGCTCATCGGCGATGTGGTATTTGCGATTGGGAATCCTTTCGGTGTGGGAGAGAGTATCACGCAAGGCATTGTTTCAGCACTCAATAAAAGCGGAATTGGCATTAACGACTATGAAAACTTTATCCAAACTGACGCTTCAATCAATCCGGGCAATTCCGGCGGTGCGCTGGTGGATTCACGAGGTGCGCTCATTGGTATCAATACCGCCATTCTCTCGCGCACAGGTGGAAATCACGGCATAGGCTTTGCCATACCTTCAGATATGGTAAAAAAAATCGCTAAAGAACTCGTAGAGAAAGGAAGTATTAAGCGAGGATTCTTGGGTGTTGGGATTCAAGATATTAGCAAAGATTTAAAGGAAAGCTATGGTGATAATACTGGCGCGGTTGTCATTAGTCTCGAACCTCAATCCCCTGCGGCAAAGGCGGGGCTTATGGTGTGGGACCTCATCACACACGTAAATGGCAAAAAAGTTTCAAGTGCAGCAGAGCTAAGAAATCTTATCGGTTTGCTTTCTCCAAATGAAAGAGTGGTAGTGAAGTTCATCCGCGATAAACAAGAGCGCGTGGCACAAATCACACTTGCCGAACTCCTAGATGATAAGTCAAAGCCATCATCACCTGCAACACAAAACACACCCAGCGGTGCAGGAATAGAGGGGTTGAGTGTCGAAGAGCTCACTCCAGCATTGAAGCAAAAGTATAGAATCCCAAACAATATAGAGGGTGTCATCATTTCGCGTGTGAATCCAAACTCAAAGGCTAAGGAAGCGGGATTTGAGGTGGGTGATATTATCGCGCAAGTGGAGAATATCAGCATAAAAAAGCCTGCTGATTTAAGCAATGCTTTTGCGCGATTAAAGGGCAAAAATAAGCGGGTTCTCGTATATAGCAGTAGCGGCACGAAAACTATACTCATTAAATAG
- a CDS encoding CheR family methyltransferase has product MATLDAKQLALIKESLYKYCGIYLSDTKLTMIKNRIYSLMRETHMLNINELLLSIENNNNIQQKFINSFTTNKTDFFREYPHFQDMIDRSLPVLFKLNRPIKIFCCASSTGQEPYSIAMSVLYAQKLYKTNVPVSIVATDIDTDVLQKAREGIYTIDFKVDKFPAWCNLDEYFDSLDDGKNPNIRLLKVKDKLKSMVTFKKLNLFNKHYPFMNNEFDILFCRNVLIYFKQKDQLDILTRLINTLRIDGVFYLGHSEILYDLEDKFERLGNKTFIKIKGIK; this is encoded by the coding sequence ATGGCAACACTTGATGCGAAGCAGTTGGCACTTATTAAAGAGAGTCTCTATAAATACTGCGGCATTTATCTAAGTGATACAAAGCTCACAATGATAAAAAATAGAATCTACTCTCTTATGCGCGAGACGCATATGCTCAATATAAACGAACTCTTGTTAAGTATTGAAAATAATAACAATATCCAACAAAAATTCATTAATAGCTTCACAACAAACAAAACTGACTTTTTCCGCGAATATCCACATTTCCAAGATATGATTGACCGCTCGTTGCCCGTGCTTTTTAAGCTCAATCGCCCTATTAAGATTTTTTGCTGTGCGAGTTCTACAGGACAGGAGCCTTATTCTATCGCTATGAGTGTGCTATACGCACAAAAGCTTTACAAGACAAATGTGCCCGTGAGTATTGTAGCCACTGATATTGATACCGATGTGCTACAAAAGGCGAGGGAGGGCATTTACACAATTGATTTTAAAGTTGATAAATTCCCTGCTTGGTGCAACCTTGATGAATATTTTGACTCGCTTGATGATGGCAAAAATCCAAATATACGTCTCCTCAAGGTCAAAGACAAGCTTAAATCGATGGTTACCTTTAAAAAGCTCAATCTTTTCAACAAGCACTATCCATTTATGAATAATGAATTTGACATATTATTCTGTCGCAATGTGCTTATTTATTTCAAACAAAAAGACCAACTTGACATTTTAACACGTCTCATCAATACCTTGCGCATTGATGGGGTATTTTATCTCGGGCATTCCGAAATTCTCTATGATCTAGAGGATAAATTCGAAAGGCTTGGCAATAAAACTTTTATCAAAATTAAAGGTATAAAATGA
- a CDS encoding CheB methylesterase domain-containing protein: protein MITADAVKYHPDEILKSNPCKITRSKLVVIGASTGGIDALSYIFSRLPEQLPPIAVVQHIPQSFGSSFIKRLDSISKLNVCEVAKKMAMKNNFVYIAGGDRHMIIDFAMGAYYACPLDEEKRISRHKPSVDILFRSTNNAAGASALGIILTGMGDDGCIGLKELYDNGAHTLAENEKDCVVFGMPKKAIEMGAVREILSLDMIISRIVSYANTPIKQLKESPQTPES, encoded by the coding sequence ATGATAACAGCAGATGCAGTAAAATACCATCCAGACGAGATACTAAAGAGCAATCCTTGCAAGATTACTCGTAGCAAACTTGTAGTTATTGGGGCTTCTACGGGCGGGATTGATGCACTTTCTTACATTTTCTCTCGCTTGCCAGAGCAGCTACCGCCCATAGCAGTGGTACAACATATCCCGCAAAGCTTTGGCTCCTCATTTATTAAGCGACTAGATTCTATATCCAAACTTAATGTCTGTGAAGTAGCCAAAAAAATGGCTATGAAAAACAACTTTGTATATATCGCGGGAGGCGATAGACATATGATTATTGATTTTGCAATGGGTGCATATTATGCTTGTCCACTTGATGAGGAAAAGCGCATTTCGCGCCATAAGCCGAGTGTGGATATTTTATTTCGTAGCACAAATAACGCAGCCGGGGCATCTGCACTCGGCATTATCCTCACCGGTATGGGTGATGATGGCTGTATAGGGCTAAAAGAACTATATGATAATGGAGCGCATACATTAGCAGAAAATGAAAAAGATTGTGTTGTCTTTGGTATGCCTAAAAAAGCCATTGAAATGGGTGCAGTGAGGGAAATTCTAAGCCTTGATATGATTATATCACGCATTGTGAGCTATGCAAACACACCAATCAAACAACTTAAAGAATCTCCACAAACACCAGAGTCATAA